A DNA window from Buttiauxella agrestis contains the following coding sequences:
- the modF gene encoding molybdate ABC transporter ATP-binding protein ModF produces MSTLQISQGVFHLSDTRTLALNDLAINAGESWAFVGANGSGKSALARALAGSLPLQKGERQCTFTRIAHLSFEQLQKLVSDEWQRNNTDLLSPDEDDTGRTTAEIIQDEIKDEVRCQQLAELFGITSLLTRRFKYLSTGETRKALLCQALMPQPDLLIFDEPFDGLDVKSREQLAALLGELSTQGYTVVLVLNRFDEIPDFIQNAGVLADCALIEVGEKQKLLEQALIAQLAHSEKLAGVALPEADDPSARYTLPENQPRIVLRDGVVEYNDRPILHKLSWTVNPGEHWQIVGPNGAGKSTLLSLVTGDHPQGYSNDLTLFGRRRGSGETIWDIKKHIGYVSSNLHLDYRVSTTVRNVVLSGYFDSIGIYQAVSDRQQKLGREWLNMLGMDNATADAPFHSLSWGQQRLALIARALVKHPTLLILDEPLQGLDPLNRQLVRRFIDILIGEGETQLLFVSHHAEDAPECITRRLTFVADGDAYRYQFEHLPAAR; encoded by the coding sequence ATGTCGACGTTGCAAATTTCGCAAGGAGTCTTTCACCTTAGCGACACCCGAACTCTTGCCCTCAATGATTTAGCCATTAACGCCGGTGAAAGCTGGGCGTTTGTGGGTGCCAACGGCAGCGGTAAATCAGCCCTTGCCCGGGCATTAGCCGGTTCACTCCCCCTGCAAAAGGGCGAGCGCCAGTGCACATTCACCCGGATTGCCCACCTTTCTTTTGAGCAACTGCAAAAGTTAGTCAGCGATGAATGGCAGCGAAATAACACCGATTTATTGAGTCCTGATGAAGACGATACCGGTCGCACCACGGCGGAAATTATTCAGGATGAAATCAAAGATGAAGTCCGCTGCCAACAGTTAGCGGAGCTTTTCGGCATCACATCGTTATTAACTCGTCGTTTTAAATACCTTTCCACAGGTGAAACGCGCAAGGCCCTGCTCTGCCAGGCGCTGATGCCTCAGCCTGATTTGCTTATTTTTGATGAGCCATTTGACGGACTGGATGTGAAATCCCGCGAGCAACTTGCCGCATTATTAGGTGAATTGAGTACGCAGGGCTACACCGTCGTATTGGTGCTTAACCGCTTTGATGAGATCCCTGATTTTATACAAAACGCTGGCGTGCTGGCAGATTGTGCGCTGATTGAAGTCGGTGAAAAACAAAAGCTACTGGAACAGGCGCTGATTGCACAACTGGCTCACAGCGAAAAACTGGCAGGCGTGGCGCTGCCGGAGGCTGACGATCCGAGCGCACGTTATACGCTGCCTGAAAATCAGCCACGCATTGTACTGCGTGATGGTGTGGTGGAATACAATGACCGGCCTATCCTGCACAAACTGTCCTGGACGGTAAACCCTGGGGAACACTGGCAAATCGTCGGCCCGAACGGTGCAGGGAAATCGACGTTATTAAGTCTGGTCACGGGCGATCACCCTCAGGGTTACAGCAACGATCTGACGCTGTTTGGTCGTCGGCGTGGCAGCGGCGAAACCATCTGGGATATCAAAAAGCATATTGGCTACGTCAGCAGTAATTTGCATCTGGATTACCGCGTCAGTACAACGGTGCGAAACGTGGTGCTTTCAGGCTATTTTGACTCGATTGGCATCTATCAGGCTGTTTCCGATCGCCAACAAAAACTCGGCCGTGAATGGCTGAACATGCTCGGCATGGACAACGCGACTGCAGATGCGCCTTTCCACAGTCTTTCATGGGGCCAACAGCGTCTTGCATTGATTGCGCGTGCACTGGTGAAACACCCTACACTGCTGATTCTCGATGAACCGCTGCAAGGACTTGATCCACTGAATCGTCAGCTGGTGCGCCGTTTCATTGATATCTTGATTGGCGAAGG
- the modE gene encoding molybdenum-dependent transcriptional regulator, producing MQAEILLTLKLQQRLFADPRRIALLKQIQHTGSISQGAKLAGISYKSAWDAINEMNQLSAETLVDRATGGKGGGGAVLTHYGERLIQLYELLAQIQQKAFDVLRDDALPLDSLLAAISRFSLQTSARNQLFGTVLRRDSEQVQQHVDILLADGSTRLQAAITRQSAERLGLSEGKEVLVLIKAPWVEITTDAKRASSADNQLPGIISNIQQGAEQSEVLVQLPDGQTLCATVPNTVVEIQKLVEGAEVIAFFNADRVIIATLC from the coding sequence ATGCAAGCTGAAATTCTACTGACGCTGAAACTCCAGCAGCGGCTGTTCGCCGATCCACGTCGTATCGCGCTACTTAAACAAATACAACATACCGGCTCAATTAGCCAGGGCGCAAAACTTGCGGGCATTAGCTACAAAAGTGCCTGGGACGCCATCAATGAGATGAATCAACTGAGCGCTGAGACGTTAGTTGATAGAGCAACAGGCGGTAAAGGCGGCGGCGGCGCGGTTCTTACGCATTACGGTGAACGTCTGATTCAGCTTTATGAATTGCTCGCGCAAATCCAACAAAAAGCCTTCGATGTGCTGCGTGATGACGCGCTACCGCTCGATAGTTTGCTCGCTGCAATTTCTCGTTTTTCTCTACAAACCAGCGCTCGCAACCAGCTTTTCGGCACCGTTTTACGTCGTGATAGCGAACAAGTACAGCAACACGTTGATATTTTATTGGCTGATGGCTCGACGCGTTTGCAGGCAGCCATTACGCGCCAGAGCGCAGAACGCCTGGGTTTAAGCGAAGGCAAAGAAGTTCTGGTACTGATTAAAGCGCCGTGGGTGGAAATTACCACTGATGCAAAACGTGCCAGCAGTGCAGACAACCAGCTCCCCGGTATTATCAGCAATATTCAGCAAGGGGCTGAGCAAAGCGAAGTGCTGGTGCAATTGCCTGACGGGCAAACGCTGTGCGCTACCGTGCCGAACACTGTAGTGGAAATCCAGAAACTGGTGGAAGGTGCTGAAGTCATAGCATTTTTTAATGCCGATCGCGTGATTATCGCCACTCTGTGCTAA
- a CDS encoding AcrZ family multidrug efflux pump-associated protein: MLELLKSLVFAVVMVPIVMAVILGLIYGLGEVFNVFSKVGHNDQPKKNH; encoded by the coding sequence ATGTTAGAGTTATTGAAAAGCTTGGTGTTTGCCGTGGTCATGGTGCCAATCGTAATGGCGGTGATTCTCGGTCTTATCTATGGATTGGGTGAAGTCTTTAACGTCTTCTCAAAAGTCGGTCACAACGACCAACCGAAAAAAAACCATTGA